The sequence ACGTGGTTGTCTTTCCAGCGCCGTTTGGACCAAGAAGTCCGACGATCTCGGAGGTGGAGACATAAAGATCGACATTCTTTATGACAAGCCTTTTGCCGTAATTCTTTTGAAGACCTTTAACCTCAAGGAGGTGCATTACCGGTCCTGCCTGCTCTTCATGATTACCTTGCTTCCGCCTTCCACAAAGGACCGGTCGTCATCCACGAAATAGGTTATCCTGTTTCCGGAGACAACATTCTGGCCGTCAAAGGCCCGCGGGCTGCCCGAAAATACGATCCTCTCGGGCGACTCTGCAAAGTAGGTGGCTTCCTGGGATGTCATCACCTTGTCTTCCTTCTGCACCTTCACATTCCCCTTTGATTCGATCTTCGTTATATCTCCGCCAGGGTCAGTGTAGTGCACCAGCATCCAGTCCGCAGACATCGTCATCTCAGAGGTCTTGGCGTCCACATTTTTTTCAAAAAGGGCGGTATGGGCCTGGTTGTCTGCGGTCAGTGTCTCGGAGGTCACCGTCACAGGACCTTTTACTTTTGACCGTGAACTTCCGGAGGTCCTGGCGCTCTCGGCAAGCTTCGTTTTTTGGGCAGGATTTGGCGCTTCGGAAAATGAAATGCCGGGAAGGAGTACAAGGGAAAAAAGACTAACGGTTAAAAGTAGCTTTGACATCTTTCAGTATCCTCACTTTATGGTCGTTATTTTCCGCCTGCATGCCTTTTCCTTCGAGTTCGAACTTCTTCCCCTCGATTCGTACATCTCCGGCAGTATCAAGACTTCCCCTGCTGCCGTCAATACGGGCATTGCTCGTGGTGAGTGCAAAATTGCTGTTCTTCGCATGCAGAACTCCGTCTACGGATATCTGCCGGGTTTCCATGTCGTACACCCCTTTATCAGCCAAAACGGTCATACCATGCCCCTGAAGTTTCACCTCAACGCCGCTCAGCAGGGCTTCTTTTCCGTCTCTGGACATATCCGCTCTTTTTGCCCACAATATCCAGTCAGTTACACCATTTTTCCTGTTAACAATCTTCAGCCCCTCGAAAAAGGAATCGCCCTTGAGCTGAACATCGAGCTTAGTCCCTTTTTCCGAGCGAATAAGGAGAAAAAAAGCCAGTGAGGCGCAAATAAGAATGACGAAAAGAGACTTTTTAGTCATGAAAAAAGTTTATCATAAGGCAGGTTAGTTAGTAAAGGCAAAAAGTATGCCAGCGCATCAGGCCGGATGGCTCAAGAGTGCACTTCTCATGATCTCCACAGGTGGAATGCTGCCTGTCCAGAGCTCAAAGGCAAGGGCTCCCTGCCACAGCAGCATGCCCGCACCTGAGACGGTTTTGCAGCCCTTCGCGTCTGCCCGGCTTAGAAGTGGAGTTTTATGGTAGATCAGATCGCAGACGACCACGGAAGGAGTTAACATATCAGGATCAAGCGGCATTTGATCGCACTGCCTGAGGCCCAACGGAGTCGCATTGATTATGATATCGAAACCCCCAAGATGCCCGATATCCGAAGCTGCTGTAACCGTCCCCCCTGCGGAGGAAAGATCCGCTGCCAGCGCCTCCGCCTTTTCCCTGCTCCTGTTATAGAGTGTCAGGACCTTCGCCTCTTTGCTGAGGTAAAAGCCGATGGCCCGCGATGAGCCGCCTGCGCCAATAATCAGGACTTGCTTGCCTGCCGCAGCAACCCCCAGCTCTTCGAGGGAGCGCATAAAACCCTTGCCGTCAGTGTTATATCCGGACAGTTTCCCTCCCCGGTTTACGATCGTGTTGACTGCCCTGATAACGGCGGCTTCTTTATCGATGGCGTCAAGCAGAGGGAGAACAGCCTCCTTGTGGGGGATGGTAAGGTTTGCACCGATGAAAGAGAGAGCCCGGATCGACTCGACTGCCTGCTTCAGCGCCTCAGGGGCCACGGAAAAGGGCAGGTAGCAGTAGTCTAACCCCAGATGACTAAACGCCGCATTCTGCATCACCGGGGAGAGTGTATGTTCAACAGGATATCCAAAAAGGGCGGCAACTCTGGTCTTTCCGGTGATGCGCATGGTTATCCGAGCCCTGCAAGCGTATCGATAAAGCCCTGGGGCGTGCCGTCCGTTGTCACGACTTTCAGGCCTGTTGCCTCTTCGAGATCCCTCAGGGAGACATTATCAAGAAAGAGGGTATCGCCCTCCCTGAGAACAACATCGGGGACCACAAGAACATCGCAGTTATCACTGTTATCGTGAAGCGCCGAAATAACGTCTCTGCCGGTCAGCAGCCCGGTGACTGTTACGGTTTCGCCGAAGTAGGCATTTTTTACCGGAATTACATCTACCGGCAGCTGTTCCTTCTCAGCAAGACGGCCGATGAATTTTTTCAGGTAAGGATAGAAGGATGTTCCGGTAAAGGTCAGCACCCGGTTTTTATTGCTGATCGTCCGGGGAATCTTCAGTTTGCGCGCCTGACTGATAAACAGGGGCACCAGGCCTACACCGTTTTCGATCTGCGGAAGCTCTCCATATTCCTGCACCGGCGGAAAAGGTGCTTCTGCCTTGATAAACATTTCATCTGCACAGTACACGATCGCCTCGCCATGCTTTTTTCTGAACCGCTTCTGGAAGGCACTCACGATATCAAGCGTTTTCAGCGCCGATTCTTTTGATACCGGGGTGAGCTGCATCTTACGGTGTTTTGTAAGCCCCACAGGAACCACGGCAATCGACGATACATACGGATAGAACCGGTAGATATCCCGGATTGTAGACTGCAATTCCCTTCCGTCATTCAGTCCGGGACAGACAACGATCTGGATATGCATCCTGATCTTGTGGTCGGCAAAGAATTTGAGCTCCTTGAGGATATCCAATGCCCTGGGGTTTCCTAACATCCTGTTTCTGAGCGCCTTGTTGGTCGAATGCACCGAGATGTACATGGGACTGAGCCGCTGCTCGACAATCCGTTTCTTCTCTTCGACCGTGATGTTGGAGAGAGTTGTGTAATTGCCATACAGAAATGAAAGCCGGTAGTCTTCATCCTTGATATAGAGCGGTTTTCTGAGCCCTTTTGGAAGCTGCCTGACAAAACAGAAGATGCAGTTATTTTTGCAAATTTTGACTTTCATCGGCTTAAACGATATGCCAAGGTCAGCGCCGCTGTCAGAAAATATGCTGATTTTCTTCCTGACCCCGTCGCGACGGAAGCCGATGTTCAGTTCATCCTCATCTTTATGGAACATGAAATCAATGACATCGCGCATGGGCGAGGAATTGACCGTGCATACAATATCACCGGCACGGAGGCCGGCGGCTTCTGCAATGCTGCCGGCAGTGATACTCTCGACCGTGATGCCCCTGTCAGATCGCATCGGCGAGCCTCAGTCCGTTGTAGATATACTGAATCCCCGAGATGCCGGTCACTAGTGCAGTGACCGCAAAAAGCAGCTCCTGCTGAGGAATTTTTGAGGACAGGTTAATGCTCAGCAGTACCAGAGCAAGCGTTATAAGCTGCAGGGCAATGGCCGTCTTGCCGAGCATCACAGGCTCTATCGTTGAGCGGTGACTGAGCAGATACAGCAGAAACCAGCCGATAACCACAATGAGATCCCGGCTGATGACCGTTATCGTAAGCCAGAGCGGAATCCATCCCTGGACCGAAAACAGGATAAAGGAGGAGATGAGGAGGGCCTTGTCAGCAAGCGGATCAAGGAATTGCCCCAGGGCAGTCTTCTGGTTGGTGACCCTTGCAATAAAACCGTCGAGCAGGTCGGTCAGTGCGGCTATAACGAACAGAGCGAGCGCAGACCGGTGCTTCTGGTAAATAACGGCAGTGACGAACATCGGTATAATAATAATGCGTGCAACCGTCAGCATGTTCGGCAGATTCAAAATTCTCAAATAAAACGTTCTCCAAAGAGTATTTATATGTATAGGTGGAAATCGTATCGAAAAATCAGGGAATATTAAACGGCGCCTCGTTAAAGTCCATTGCCAGCCCCAGGGTATTATAACAGACAATATTCTTTTTTCCAGAGGCATACGACAGCAGCATGGAAGCATGGCAGGTTTCGACCCTGAAGCCGTATTTTTTCGCCTGGTCAAGGGAATCCCTGAAATACCGCAAAGCCGCAGCATTCTTCCCCTGAAGCAGCGCGAGTTCGCCAAAGCCGAGTTGGCAGTAGATAAGTCCGCGCGGATCCTTTGTCTTTTTAAAGAACCCCTGAGCCTCTTTGAATAGTTTTTCGGCTGCCGTATGATCGTGGAGCATTTTATGGGTCGTCCCCATGCTCCAGAGCGTATAGGAGTAGCTGACCCTGTCGCCGATCTTTTTATAGAGGGTTGACGCTTTTGCAAAGGATGCCAGGGCTTTCCGGTAATCTCCCATCATCCTGTGCGCATTGCCGATTCCGCAGTGAGAATAGGCAGTGCCAAAGGTATCGCAGAGGCCGTGAAATATCTCATTTGCGGAAAGATAATAGGCAAGTGATTCCTCGAATTTGCCCGCTATGCGGGAACTGCCGCCCAGACCGCAGAGGCAGTATCCGATACCGGAATGAGAACGCAGCGCCTGAAAGGCCCTGAATGCTTCTTTGTAGGTCTTGAGTGCTCCCGGAACGTCCCCTTTTATTCTCAGGGAACCTGCCATTGACCAGAGCGTGAAGGCAACGCCTTCCCTGTCCCGTTTTTTTCGGTAGAACTTCAGCGCCTGAGTGAGCATGGTCAGCGCATACTTCCAGTCTCCTCTGCCGCGCCGTGAAAGTCCGATACCGGCCTTTGCGTCCGCTACGGCCTCTTCATTGCCGATCTTCTTCGCCATGGTGACTGCATCGGCGTAGGCCTTTTCCGAGCGCTCAAAATCGCCTACCATCCGGTTTACATCGCCAATAGACAAGAGGCATGCAACGGCGCTCTCCTGGTTCTTTTCCGTCAGACTTTTTTTCAGGGCCTGCCTAAACACGAGCAGGGCTTGAGGATACCGGCTTTTCTGTCTGAGCAGTTCTGCCTCTTCAAAGAGCTTATCGATTTCTGAGGTTATCATTGAGTTTCTCCATGGTTATTTTGTAATCGCCCGACTCAAAGAATGCAGAGCCCATAACAAGAATGTCAGCGCCTGCGTCAGCGATCTCTTTAGCATTGTCCTGTTTTACCCCTCCGTCGATCTCGATAAGCGCACCGGAACCACAAGTCATGATCATATCCTTGACCTTCCTGATCTTCTCCATGGTCGCCGGGATAAATTTCTGTCCGCCAAAGCCGGGATTCACCGACATGAGGAGTACAAGGTCGATATCTGCAATGATGTTTTCGAGCTGCGCTACTGGCGTTGCCGGGTTGATTGAGACTCCTGCCCTGATCCCCTTTTCCCTGATCCACTGTACAGATCGATGCAGATGCACCGAAGCTTCAGCATGCACGGTAAGATAGTCTGCCCCTGCGTTTGCAAAATCTGCAAGGAATTTATCAGGGTCTTCGATCATGAGATGCACGTCAAGCGGCAGCTTTGTGATCTTTCTGATGGCTGCCACAATAGCTGGCCCAATGGTGATATTCGGCACAAAATGACCGTCCATAATATCAAGGTGGATAAGGTGAGCTCCTGCTGCTTCTGCTGCGTGTATCTCCTCCCCAAGGCGCATGAAATCCGCCGAGAGAATGGATGGGGCAATCTGGATCATGGTGTCGTAACCTCTTTCATTTCAAGGTAGAGTTTTTCGCTGTTCTTTATCACTGCACCCGGCTTCGGTCTCTGGTTCTTGACAATGCTGCCTGTCCCCTGCGTTTCGATCTCAAGTCCCATCTTCTGCGCCACTTCCCGGACATCTTCTATCTGCCTGCCCTGGAAATCCGGGCAATAATATGTCTGATCATGGGGACCTGCGCTCACCAATACGGTGATCACGTCAGTGAGCTTGTCGTCAGGTTCAGGTCTTTGGGCCACGACGAGTCCCTTTTCGATACCATCTGAGTGGACATTGATAACCTTGCCGATCCTGAGCCCCTTCTGTACAAGGATGGACTCAGCGTTTTGAAGGGTTTCGTTTACGAGCAGCGGAATCGAAAGGACCTTTGGCCCCTTGCTGATAACAACCCTGATGGCACGTTTTTCCTTTACGGTTTTTCCCGGCGGAACATCCTGCCGGACGATCTTGCCCAAAGGGATGACAGAATCAAAGTCTTCTCCTTCAATTTTCAGATCAAGCCCGGCTTTTCCAAGAACCTTGTCCGCTTCGATTACGGTCATATTCATGATCGAAGGCACCTCGACCGTTCTGCTGAAGCTCAGGATCTTGAAGGTGAGGAACCCGAAGGTCAAACCGAAAACGACAAAAAGCACAAAAAAGAGGGACACCCTCAGAAAACTGTTCATGCCTTTCTGCACAATATTGCTCCAAAAAAGCCGTCCATGCTGTCTTTATGGGGAAAAGTCCTGAATAAGCCGTCTGTCACAAATGGTTTCATGTATACCTGATCAGCATCTATAATACGGAATTCATCTGTTGTCTTCAAGAACTCCCTGATGACCTGTTCGCCCTCTTCAGGTTCGATCGAACAGACCGAGTAGACAATCCGGCCGCCCTTACGCAGAAAAGGGGTGACGGCATGCAGCAGCTCTTTCTGTTTTTTCCCGAATGCAACTATGTCTTTCAAGGTATGACGATATTTCACATCAGGGTTGCGCCTGATTACGCCGGTGGAGGAGCAGGGTGCATCGAGGAGGATCCTGTCAAAAGCCCCGAGGCCCTTCAGTTCACCAATATCGGCCCTGATAGCCTCTGCTGATTGAACGCCAAGGGCCGCGATACTTTCCTTGAGTTTCAGAATCCTCTGCGGGTCTTTCTCTACCGCAATGATCTCGCCCTCATCCTCCATCATCTGGGCAATGTGGGTTGTCTTGCCGCCCGGAGCAGCACATGCGTCGAGCACCCTTTCTCCTTTTTCGGGAGCCAAAAGACAGCTGATCAGCTGAGACGCCTCATCCTGAACGGCAAAAAGGCCGTAAAAGGAGGAGAGGTCCTGGTATGAAGTCTCACCGCCTATGACAATGCCGTCCGGCGAATATCGGACCGGTTCGGCTGAAACACCCTTTTCAGTAAGTCCATGAAGCAGTTCCTGACGAGAGATCCTGAGCGTATTTGCTCTGAGGACAAGGGGCGGTATGCGGTTATTTGCTTCCGCCAGGAGCCGGGCTTCATCCGCGCCATAGCGGGTGAGCCAGCGTCTGACCATCCAGTCCTGATGTGAGGTATTTATCGATATATCCTTGACGATATCATCATAAACCAGGGGCAGCACTGTCTTGTCCTTTCCGCGAAGCAGGTTCCTGAGCACGGCATTGACCAGGGACGGCTTGCCGCCGCGCTTTTCCATCTCGACCGATTCGTTGACAACGGCA is a genomic window of Nitrospirota bacterium containing:
- the lptC gene encoding LPS export ABC transporter periplasmic protein LptC, coding for MTKKSLFVILICASLAFFLLIRSEKGTKLDVQLKGDSFFEGLKIVNRKNGVTDWILWAKRADMSRDGKEALLSGVEVKLQGHGMTVLADKGVYDMETRQISVDGVLHAKNSNFALTTSNARIDGSRGSLDTAGDVRIEGKKFELEGKGMQAENNDHKVRILKDVKATFNR
- a CDS encoding shikimate dehydrogenase, which produces MRITGKTRVAALFGYPVEHTLSPVMQNAAFSHLGLDYCYLPFSVAPEALKQAVESIRALSFIGANLTIPHKEAVLPLLDAIDKEAAVIRAVNTIVNRGGKLSGYNTDGKGFMRSLEELGVAAAGKQVLIIGAGGSSRAIGFYLSKEAKVLTLYNRSREKAEALAADLSSAGGTVTAASDIGHLGGFDIIINATPLGLRQCDQMPLDPDMLTPSVVVCDLIYHKTPLLSRADAKGCKTVSGAGMLLWQGALAFELWTGSIPPVEIMRSALLSHPA
- a CDS encoding DUF512 domain-containing protein, with product MRSDRGITVESITAGSIAEAAGLRAGDIVCTVNSSPMRDVIDFMFHKDEDELNIGFRRDGVRKKISIFSDSGADLGISFKPMKVKICKNNCIFCFVRQLPKGLRKPLYIKDEDYRLSFLYGNYTTLSNITVEEKKRIVEQRLSPMYISVHSTNKALRNRMLGNPRALDILKELKFFADHKIRMHIQIVVCPGLNDGRELQSTIRDIYRFYPYVSSIAVVPVGLTKHRKMQLTPVSKESALKTLDIVSAFQKRFRKKHGEAIVYCADEMFIKAEAPFPPVQEYGELPQIENGVGLVPLFISQARKLKIPRTISNKNRVLTFTGTSFYPYLKKFIGRLAEKEQLPVDVIPVKNAYFGETVTVTGLLTGRDVISALHDNSDNCDVLVVPDVVLREGDTLFLDNVSLRDLEEATGLKVVTTDGTPQGFIDTLAGLG
- the pgsA gene encoding CDP-diacylglycerol--glycerol-3-phosphate 3-phosphatidyltransferase, which gives rise to MRILNLPNMLTVARIIIIPMFVTAVIYQKHRSALALFVIAALTDLLDGFIARVTNQKTALGQFLDPLADKALLISSFILFSVQGWIPLWLTITVISRDLIVVIGWFLLYLLSHRSTIEPVMLGKTAIALQLITLALVLLSINLSSKIPQQELLFAVTALVTGISGIQYIYNGLRLADAI
- a CDS encoding tetratricopeptide repeat protein; amino-acid sequence: MITSEIDKLFEEAELLRQKSRYPQALLVFRQALKKSLTEKNQESAVACLLSIGDVNRMVGDFERSEKAYADAVTMAKKIGNEEAVADAKAGIGLSRRGRGDWKYALTMLTQALKFYRKKRDREGVAFTLWSMAGSLRIKGDVPGALKTYKEAFRAFQALRSHSGIGYCLCGLGGSSRIAGKFEESLAYYLSANEIFHGLCDTFGTAYSHCGIGNAHRMMGDYRKALASFAKASTLYKKIGDRVSYSYTLWSMGTTHKMLHDHTAAEKLFKEAQGFFKKTKDPRGLIYCQLGFGELALLQGKNAAALRYFRDSLDQAKKYGFRVETCHASMLLSYASGKKNIVCYNTLGLAMDFNEAPFNIP
- a CDS encoding ribulose-phosphate 3-epimerase, translated to MIQIAPSILSADFMRLGEEIHAAEAAGAHLIHLDIMDGHFVPNITIGPAIVAAIRKITKLPLDVHLMIEDPDKFLADFANAGADYLTVHAEASVHLHRSVQWIREKGIRAGVSINPATPVAQLENIIADIDLVLLMSVNPGFGGQKFIPATMEKIRKVKDMIMTCGSGALIEIDGGVKQDNAKEIADAGADILVMGSAFFESGDYKITMEKLNDNLRNR
- a CDS encoding PASTA domain-containing protein, with the translated sequence MNSFLRVSLFFVLFVVFGLTFGFLTFKILSFSRTVEVPSIMNMTVIEADKVLGKAGLDLKIEGEDFDSVIPLGKIVRQDVPPGKTVKEKRAIRVVISKGPKVLSIPLLVNETLQNAESILVQKGLRIGKVINVHSDGIEKGLVVAQRPEPDDKLTDVITVLVSAGPHDQTYYCPDFQGRQIEDVREVAQKMGLEIETQGTGSIVKNQRPKPGAVIKNSEKLYLEMKEVTTP
- the rsmB gene encoding 16S rRNA (cytosine(967)-C(5))-methyltransferase RsmB, whose product is MTKTRSYAVSGLIDILKHRGRPKETLEQFSQSLDRRDRAFLMEIVYGVMRNLYALDAIIGTFIKNTKTLSDETTNNLRIALYQILFMRVPGYAVVNESVEMEKRGGKPSLVNAVLRNLLRGKDKTVLPLVYDDIVKDISINTSHQDWMVRRWLTRYGADEARLLAEANNRIPPLVLRANTLRISRQELLHGLTEKGVSAEPVRYSPDGIVIGGETSYQDLSSFYGLFAVQDEASQLISCLLAPEKGERVLDACAAPGGKTTHIAQMMEDEGEIIAVEKDPQRILKLKESIAALGVQSAEAIRADIGELKGLGAFDRILLDAPCSSTGVIRRNPDVKYRHTLKDIVAFGKKQKELLHAVTPFLRKGGRIVYSVCSIEPEEGEQVIREFLKTTDEFRIIDADQVYMKPFVTDGLFRTFPHKDSMDGFFGAILCRKA